One region of Serinus canaria isolate serCan28SL12 chromosome 25, serCan2020, whole genome shotgun sequence genomic DNA includes:
- the LOC127060584 gene encoding olfactory receptor 14A16 translates to MSNSSSISHFLLLALADTRQLQLLHFCLLLGISLAALLGNGLIISAVACGHHLHTPMFFFLLNLALTDLGCICTTVPKAMHNSLWDTRTISYSGCAAQIFRAVLRIPSEQGRHKAFSTCLPHLAVVSLFLSTGFFAYLKPPSISSPSLDLAL, encoded by the exons atgtccaacagcagctccatcagccacttcctcctgctggcactggcagacacgcggcagctgcagctcctgcacttctgcctcttgctgggcatctccctggctgccctcctgggcaacggcctcatcatcagcgccgtagcctgcggccaccacctgcacacgcccatgttcttcttcctgctcaacctggccctcactgacctgggctgcatctgcaccactgtccccaaagccatgcacaattccctctgggacaccaggaccaTCTCCTACtcaggatgtgctgctcag atcttcagggctgtgctgaggatcccctctgagcagggacggcacaaagccttttccacctgcctccctcacctggccgTGGTCTCCCTGTTCCTCAGCACTGGGTTTTTTGCTTACCTGAAGcccccctccatctcctccccatccctggatctg gcGCTGtag